DNA from Sphingomonas sp. R1:
TGCCCTGGCTTCGGCGCTGATATAGTTGAGAAGGCTCCAGCCTACTCCCTGCCCCTTGCGATCCGCACGGATCGAGATCGCGACCTCGGCGGTCTCCATTGCATCGTCGCAGGCGAGCATCCCCGAGCCGACCAGTTCCCCCTCGGCGGTGAATGCGAGATAGCTCTCGGTCTGGTGGTGATCGACATGGATCAGCGCCGCTGCCTGATGCGGCTGGAGCTGGGGGCTGGCGGTGAAGAAACGGAAGCGGCGATCCTCGTTCGACACGTGATCGAAGAAATCCCGGAGCAGCGCCTCGTCCTCCGGGCGGACGGTGCGCACGTCGATGATGAGCCCGGAGCGGGTCGGCAGCTGGACGGGCTCGGCAGTGGTCGCGGTCATGACGGTATCTCCCGGGGATGCTGGTGAAGCGGTAAACCTATCAGCGGCGTGCACGTATCCGTAAAGATCGCAGGCGTCACGCCAGCACGGTCGCGGCGCCTGCCGGCTGCGCTTGCGGTGCCGGCATCGTTACCGACACGACACGATTCCGCCCCGCCTGCTTGGCAACATAGAGCGCGCGATCGGCTTCGGTCACCGCACATTGCCATACGCCGCTGCCGTCCGCCGTCTCGGCATGGCCGATGCTGATGGTGCACCGAAGGACTGCGCCGCTCTCGATGGCGATCGCCAGGCCTTCGACTGCGGCACGCAACCGCTCGGCAAGCGCGGCGGCGCGTTGCGCCTGCGCGGGCAGCACCAGGAATTCCTCGCCGCCAACCCGACCGATCACGTCGCCCGGCGAGACCGTATCCGACAGCGTCTGCGCGACGGCGCGCAGCACCGCGTCACCGGCGGCATGCCCCCAGCCGTCATTCACCTTCTTGAAATGGTCGACATCGATCATCAGCACTGCAAGGGGGCGCTGGTGCCGCGCCGCCTGAGTCGCCCGCGCCGCTCCCTGCTCCCACACAACGCGCCGGTTGACGAGGCCGGTCAGCGGATCGCGCGAGGCATGACGCAGCAGTTCGGCATCGAGCTGGCGCGTGAGCATCCACAGAAAGCACGGCGTGATCGCGCAGGTGAGCACCAGCCGAGAGGTAAGCCCGAACGCGGTGGTCGGGTCGGAACCGCCATCCGCCGCCGGGTTGAACAGCCACCACAGCATGCGGCTGAGCAGCAGTAAGGCCCAGAGCGCATGGATGGCGGCGGCAAGCCGCGCCACCGGCCGCCGGGACTCGTCCGCGCATTGCCACAAGGCGGTCGCAGCACCGACGGTGAGAATACCGCGCACCGCGCAGCCCAGCGCAACCATCACGCGCATATTCTCGTAGTGAGACAGCACATAGCCGACCTCGACCAGCGCAAGCGCCGCGGCCGGACCCAAGATCCAGAGCTCGCTGCGCGGGCGGCGGAGATAGAGGACCACCGCCACGACGTTCAGCGCCGCACCAAGGTCGATCAGCAGATTGCCGATCAACCCGAGCCATCGCGGCGAAAGGGCGAAGGCGGGAAGCATCAGCACGCCGAAACCGATGGAGAAGGCAAGATAGGCCATGCACCAGGCAAGGAGGCTAACCGGCGGCACGAAGCGCGGTCGGATCCAATAGGCCAGTAGAAAGGCGAGGCTCGACAGCAGCGAGATCAGCGCATTCACGGCAATCAGCGTTCCGGCATGCAAGATCATTTCCAGCTGCTGCATTCCTGACAATGTCCGCGTTAGACCGCTTCCAACAATATAGCGCACATATGCAAGCTCGAC
Protein-coding regions in this window:
- a CDS encoding sensor domain-containing diguanylate cyclase; translation: MQQLEMILHAGTLIAVNALISLLSSLAFLLAYWIRPRFVPPVSLLAWCMAYLAFSIGFGVLMLPAFALSPRWLGLIGNLLIDLGAALNVVAVVLYLRRPRSELWILGPAAALALVEVGYVLSHYENMRVMVALGCAVRGILTVGAATALWQCADESRRPVARLAAAIHALWALLLLSRMLWWLFNPAADGGSDPTTAFGLTSRLVLTCAITPCFLWMLTRQLDAELLRHASRDPLTGLVNRRVVWEQGAARATQAARHQRPLAVLMIDVDHFKKVNDGWGHAAGDAVLRAVAQTLSDTVSPGDVIGRVGGEEFLVLPAQAQRAAALAERLRAAVEGLAIAIESGAVLRCTISIGHAETADGSGVWQCAVTEADRALYVAKQAGRNRVVSVTMPAPQAQPAGAATVLA
- a CDS encoding GNAT family N-acetyltransferase, which gives rise to MTATTAEPVQLPTRSGLIIDVRTVRPEDEALLRDFFDHVSNEDRRFRFFTASPQLQPHQAAALIHVDHHQTESYLAFTAEGELVGSGMLACDDAMETAEVAISIRADRKGQGVGWSLLNYISAEARARGVKRLQSIESRENHLAIELEREMGFVAREVDGDPSVVLLETVF